Proteins from a genomic interval of Treponema primitia ZAS-1:
- a CDS encoding ABC transporter permease: MNIVLKIAQKGLSKTAYFLYRMLAILIFLLFWEVFARLRIVNPVFLPPFTKVMATLYKLTISGDLWKHFTISAQRSLTGFIVGSAVGIPVGMVIGWFRKFEHFIDPLIQVFRNLSVLALLPVFMLIFGIGEFSKVALIFWGVQWTLLMNTIAGVKNVDTQLIKAARAMATPGPVLFAKVILPGALPSIVTGIRLAATSSVLILIAAEMLGANRGLGYAIHYYEGQIRIPEMYAMIVVMALLGLLISYALVAFEKRAFQWKEKVGVGGD; this comes from the coding sequence ATGAATATAGTATTAAAAATAGCGCAAAAAGGTCTTAGCAAGACAGCATATTTTCTCTACCGGATGCTGGCGATACTTATATTTCTGCTTTTCTGGGAAGTTTTTGCGCGCCTGCGGATTGTAAATCCGGTTTTTCTGCCCCCCTTTACCAAGGTAATGGCGACCCTCTACAAGCTGACCATATCCGGTGACCTATGGAAACATTTTACCATAAGCGCCCAGCGATCACTGACGGGGTTTATTGTAGGGTCCGCAGTGGGTATTCCGGTGGGGATGGTAATCGGATGGTTCAGAAAATTTGAGCATTTTATTGATCCCCTTATTCAGGTGTTCAGGAATCTTTCGGTACTTGCGCTGCTCCCCGTATTTATGCTGATTTTCGGGATAGGTGAATTTTCCAAGGTGGCCCTAATCTTCTGGGGCGTCCAGTGGACCCTGTTGATGAATACCATAGCGGGGGTCAAAAATGTAGATACCCAGCTGATCAAGGCTGCCCGGGCCATGGCAACCCCGGGACCGGTGCTTTTTGCGAAGGTTATCCTCCCGGGCGCTCTTCCCTCAATTGTTACCGGCATACGCCTGGCCGCAACATCATCGGTACTTATTCTTATTGCGGCGGAGATGTTAGGCGCCAATAGGGGATTGGGTTATGCCATTCACTATTACGAAGGGCAGATCCGGATTCCGGAGATGTACGCCATGATCGTTGTTATGGCGCTCCTTGGTCTTCTTATCAGTTATGCATTGGTGGCCTTTGAAAAACGGGCGTTCCAATGGAAAGAAAAAGTCGGCGTCGGCGGGGACTAG
- a CDS encoding ABC transporter substrate-binding protein, protein MKRTKRFFVPILAAVAVLSVFTACGKDKKAAGALRTADSDGLFAVRIIEPTVFNEFSAADLLGYFKEEGIKVEYVGTVQGVSNYQLLEQDALDVATGHPPQVAQARLAGMKIVAVIPGMVDHPQYPHVRYFVRENGPIKSLDDIVGKKAAIGSFSACSDGYLRYYLNERGIKGDVEFVVLPTGGQPEQALTQGLIDMTNSHPPFGSIAKKAGGNVQIASSWDILHSPGAGLSIRAFTEDFVTKYPEVVRGFSRAMYRARLWINANMEEAVPLVSAHVGLDPDNVDIEWDAFWFEDSNIIRPEYIDKWFEIAESLEYWKHGDIKPEDIYTNEFAPAPVVSSAN, encoded by the coding sequence ATGAAAAGGACAAAAAGATTTTTTGTACCAATCCTGGCGGCTGTAGCGGTATTAAGTGTTTTTACCGCCTGCGGTAAGGACAAGAAAGCGGCGGGAGCGCTCAGGACCGCGGATTCTGACGGGTTATTTGCGGTTCGGATTATTGAACCAACCGTATTTAACGAATTTTCAGCGGCGGATCTGCTCGGGTACTTTAAGGAAGAGGGTATTAAGGTCGAATACGTGGGGACGGTTCAGGGGGTTTCCAACTACCAGTTGCTGGAGCAGGATGCTCTGGACGTGGCCACCGGACATCCGCCCCAGGTTGCCCAGGCACGGCTGGCGGGAATGAAGATCGTCGCCGTAATTCCCGGTATGGTCGATCATCCCCAATACCCCCATGTCCGCTATTTTGTCCGGGAGAACGGTCCTATTAAATCTTTGGATGATATAGTTGGTAAAAAGGCTGCAATAGGTAGTTTCTCCGCCTGCTCGGACGGTTACTTACGATACTATCTGAATGAACGCGGGATAAAAGGGGATGTAGAGTTTGTGGTACTTCCCACGGGTGGACAGCCGGAACAGGCCTTAACCCAGGGCTTAATAGACATGACCAACTCCCATCCGCCCTTCGGCAGCATAGCCAAAAAAGCGGGAGGCAACGTACAGATCGCATCATCCTGGGATATTCTGCATAGCCCCGGCGCAGGGCTTTCAATCAGAGCCTTTACCGAGGATTTTGTCACAAAGTATCCGGAGGTTGTCCGGGGTTTCTCAAGGGCCATGTACCGGGCGCGGCTTTGGATCAATGCAAACATGGAAGAGGCGGTTCCCCTGGTTTCCGCCCATGTTGGGCTTGACCCGGACAATGTGGACATCGAATGGGACGCCTTTTGGTTTGAGGATAGTAATATTATCCGGCCTGAATATATCGACAAGTGGTTTGAAATTGCCGAGTCCCTTGAATATTGGAAGCATGGGGATATTAAACCGGAGGATATCTATACCAATGAATTTGCTCCGGCCCCGGTAGTATCCTCGGCGAATTGA
- a CDS encoding DUF2292 domain-containing protein, with protein sequence MEKRDYQKSKQPNYQPVLFDKLRNVRNGSISIIKQDSVIVQINVFERIQPDTVVSVLTKKLV encoded by the coding sequence ATGGAAAAAAGGGATTATCAAAAGAGCAAGCAGCCGAATTACCAACCGGTTTTGTTTGACAAGCTTAGAAATGTGCGGAATGGATCTATTTCCATCATTAAGCAGGACAGCGTAATCGTTCAGATCAATGTCTTTGAAAGGATACAGCCCGATACGGTAGTTTCAGTATTGACAAAAAAATTGGTATAG
- a CDS encoding YezD family protein: MAEEKETGEFPGGLDDKSLKELNLVLSSLKHGSVTLIIQNGKVVQIEKNEKIRLV; this comes from the coding sequence ATGGCGGAAGAGAAAGAAACCGGGGAATTCCCGGGAGGGCTTGATGACAAGAGCTTAAAGGAGCTGAACCTGGTTCTTTCATCCCTCAAGCATGGATCGGTAACCTTGATTATCCAAAACGGTAAGGTTGTCCAAATTGAAAAAAATGAAAAGATACGGCTGGTTTAG
- a CDS encoding NifB/NifX family molybdenum-iron cluster-binding protein, translating into MPYKIALTTSNGSDVDLHFGQSTEFQVFQVHEDTGTWEFLEQRNLNRATGPACAPGECPDTSQASCAPGCAAPSQAASCGGCGSGQGHRDERIEAVIAVLSDCNYILTAKIGPKPQAVLKQAGITALESPTDLGVAIGKLNTYHNKYNKITRF; encoded by the coding sequence ATGCCCTATAAAATTGCACTGACCACTTCAAACGGATCTGATGTGGATCTGCATTTTGGTCAATCAACGGAGTTTCAGGTTTTTCAGGTTCATGAAGATACCGGGACCTGGGAATTTCTTGAGCAGCGGAATCTGAACCGGGCAACCGGGCCGGCCTGTGCGCCCGGCGAATGCCCGGATACTTCGCAGGCATCCTGTGCGCCGGGCTGCGCTGCTCCTTCGCAGGCTGCTTCTTGCGGCGGCTGCGGATCCGGACAGGGGCACCGGGATGAGCGGATAGAGGCGGTTATCGCCGTTCTTTCGGACTGTAACTATATTCTAACCGCCAAAATAGGCCCCAAGCCCCAGGCGGTGCTTAAACAGGCGGGGATCACCGCCTTGGAATCTCCAACGGATCTGGGAGTGGCCATTGGTAAGCTGAATACCTACCACAATAAATACAACAAAATCACCAGGTTTTAG
- a CDS encoding nitrogenase component 1: protein MSGIIEQQRFTCALAAQQTVLAIPRGIPIIHAGPGCSTKAFSFASAGAGMQGGGYAGGHEISCTNAGEAEVVFGGEKKLDSLIDGTLRVIDGDLYVVLTGCTSDIVGDDTLNVAQGYALEGHPVVAVETAGFKGSNYLGHEFVLNAIIEQFVGDVVPQVRQGLVNVFSVVPFQDPFWRSDLETIKELLQLLGFEVNILFGSRSRGISEWKDIPHAQFNLLLSPWVGLGVVELLEQKYGTPFVHYPVLPVGAEETSRFLRVVGQFGNIPQEKVEAVIAEEEQRYYDYFSAAAEPLTEFIDFLPADFFLVADSVYALGISNFLVHEMGYEPQGIYIIDDPSESKQELVRTSFHGILPEFDKRIFFEPNGALIGEDIQRRLVYKSRSWIFGSTWERFLAEDTGNIYVFTSIPINADVIITRGYAGYDGGLRLIEELFSQAFQGRAVTSGVRNSSDQAVPVAVATAQEAE, encoded by the coding sequence ATGAGCGGCATCATAGAACAGCAGCGTTTTACCTGCGCCTTGGCGGCCCAGCAGACGGTTTTGGCCATACCCCGGGGTATTCCCATAATCCACGCCGGACCGGGGTGCTCAACCAAGGCGTTTAGTTTTGCCTCCGCCGGTGCAGGAATGCAGGGCGGCGGTTATGCCGGGGGTCATGAGATTTCCTGCACCAATGCCGGTGAAGCAGAAGTGGTATTCGGCGGGGAAAAAAAGCTGGACAGCCTGATCGACGGGACCCTCAGGGTAATCGACGGGGATCTCTACGTGGTGTTAACCGGTTGTACCTCGGATATTGTTGGGGATGATACCCTGAATGTCGCCCAGGGTTATGCCCTTGAGGGACATCCGGTGGTGGCCGTGGAAACCGCGGGTTTCAAGGGAAGTAACTACCTGGGCCATGAGTTTGTGCTGAACGCGATCATAGAACAGTTCGTGGGAGATGTGGTTCCCCAAGTACGGCAGGGGCTGGTGAATGTTTTTTCCGTGGTACCCTTTCAGGATCCTTTTTGGAGATCGGATCTGGAAACCATTAAGGAACTCCTGCAGCTTTTAGGCTTTGAGGTGAATATCCTCTTCGGAAGCCGTTCCCGGGGTATCAGTGAATGGAAGGATATTCCCCATGCCCAGTTTAATCTGCTGCTTTCCCCTTGGGTCGGCCTTGGGGTGGTAGAACTTTTGGAGCAAAAGTACGGTACCCCCTTCGTCCACTATCCTGTTTTACCCGTCGGCGCCGAGGAAACAAGCCGTTTTTTGCGGGTGGTCGGTCAGTTTGGCAATATCCCGCAGGAAAAGGTTGAGGCGGTTATTGCAGAAGAAGAACAGCGATACTACGATTATTTCAGCGCCGCCGCGGAACCCCTGACGGAATTTATCGATTTCCTCCCGGCGGATTTTTTTCTGGTGGCGGACAGCGTTTATGCCCTGGGGATCAGCAATTTTCTGGTGCATGAAATGGGGTATGAACCCCAGGGGATTTATATTATTGATGATCCCAGCGAGAGCAAACAGGAACTGGTCCGTACATCTTTTCACGGAATACTGCCGGAATTCGATAAACGGATCTTTTTTGAGCCCAACGGCGCCCTGATCGGGGAGGATATTCAGCGGCGGCTGGTGTACAAAAGCCGTTCGTGGATCTTTGGTTCAACCTGGGAACGGTTTCTGGCGGAGGATACGGGTAACATTTACGTTTTTACCAGTATTCCTATCAACGCCGATGTTATTATAACCAGGGGTTATGCCGGGTATGACGGCGGACTGCGTCTGATAGAAGAACTATTCAGTCAGGCGTTCCAGGGCCGGGCGGTTACATCGGGGGTTCGGAATTCCTCGGACCAAGCAGTTCCGGTCGCCGTGGCAACTGCCCAGGAAGCTGAATAA
- a CDS encoding nitrogenase component 1 — MGDILTYTGLDVREHRLNTVLSYHGTSKDLNEKGKSNSLACAGRYYGQCGNCPESCAETRAVYIRDAVAISHAPLGCASLSSGRNVSFRAVCRARGFDVRNVRHISTNMLEKETVYGGGEKLRFAVREAEKRYHPNAIFILSSCAAGIIGDDLESISDEMEEELGYPVIPVPCEGFKSTVWATGFDLSYHAILWKLVKPPRKKQEDLVNVFSFAQSDGFGPLLRPLGLKANYLVDLSTVEGVTYMSEAVASVQMCTSLSMYIAHILEEQYGVPEIKVPSPFGLEWTDQWVRTVAALTGREALAEEFIAAEHARIAPELAELRETLQGKTVYVWGGDAWAMNITNIAGDFGMKLVGLNLNHHDVQMDSTSDEVLLDHFNETHGDVPNISICNKQPFIVHKLLQEINPDVIILRHGGGPICAKIGIPNLPEGDVNYGIGYEGILHLGRRLQTVFKKKRFYEHMGRHLKLPYTEWWLNEKNPYYFEGSAK; from the coding sequence ATGGGTGACATCTTAACATATACCGGATTGGATGTACGGGAACATAGATTAAACACTGTTTTATCCTACCACGGTACATCGAAGGACCTTAATGAAAAGGGGAAATCCAATTCCCTTGCCTGTGCGGGCCGTTATTACGGTCAGTGCGGCAATTGCCCCGAAAGCTGCGCCGAAACCCGGGCGGTGTACATACGGGATGCGGTGGCAATCAGTCATGCGCCTCTGGGCTGCGCCTCCCTGTCCTCGGGTCGTAACGTAAGTTTCCGGGCGGTCTGCCGCGCCCGGGGCTTTGATGTACGGAATGTTCGCCATATCAGTACCAATATGCTGGAGAAGGAAACCGTGTACGGCGGGGGGGAGAAACTCCGTTTCGCCGTACGGGAAGCGGAAAAGCGCTACCATCCCAATGCAATTTTCATCCTCAGTTCCTGCGCCGCCGGTATTATCGGGGATGATCTGGAGAGTATTTCCGACGAAATGGAAGAAGAATTGGGATACCCGGTTATTCCGGTACCCTGCGAGGGCTTTAAATCGACCGTGTGGGCCACGGGGTTCGATCTCTCCTACCATGCCATACTCTGGAAGCTGGTAAAACCTCCCCGGAAAAAGCAGGAGGATCTGGTCAACGTGTTCAGCTTTGCCCAGTCCGATGGTTTTGGTCCCCTGCTCAGGCCCCTGGGGCTTAAGGCTAACTACCTGGTGGATTTAAGTACCGTCGAAGGGGTTACCTATATGTCCGAGGCGGTGGCGTCGGTACAGATGTGTACCAGCCTGTCCATGTATATTGCCCATATTCTTGAAGAACAGTACGGGGTTCCGGAGATTAAGGTTCCCTCTCCTTTCGGCCTGGAATGGACCGATCAATGGGTCCGCACGGTGGCGGCGTTAACCGGCAGGGAAGCTCTGGCGGAGGAATTTATCGCCGCAGAACACGCCCGTATAGCGCCGGAGCTTGCTGAACTGAGGGAAACGCTCCAGGGAAAAACCGTATATGTCTGGGGCGGGGATGCCTGGGCGATGAATATCACTAATATTGCCGGGGATTTTGGTATGAAATTGGTGGGGCTCAACCTGAACCACCATGATGTGCAAATGGATTCCACCAGTGACGAGGTGTTGTTGGATCATTTTAACGAAACCCACGGGGATGTACCCAACATTAGTATTTGTAACAAGCAGCCCTTTATCGTCCATAAACTCCTGCAGGAGATTAATCCGGATGTAATTATTCTGCGGCATGGGGGCGGCCCGATCTGCGCAAAAATCGGAATCCCCAACCTGCCCGAGGGGGATGTGAACTACGGAATCGGCTATGAGGGGATACTCCACCTGGGCCGGCGTTTGCAGACGGTGTTTAAGAAAAAGCGGTTTTATGAACACATGGGGAGACACCTGAAGCTGCCCTATACGGAATGGTGGCTTAATGAGAAAAATCCCTATTATTTTGAAGGAAGCGCCAAATGA
- the nifH gene encoding nitrogenase iron protein, with protein sequence MPKATLRQIAIYGKGGIGKSTTTQNLTAGLTELGKQVMVVGCDPKADSTRLLLGGLSQQTVLDTLRNVSEQVGLEEIMKTGFGGTRCVESGGPEPGVGCAGRGIITSIGLLERLGAYTDDLDYVFYDVLGDVVCGGFAMPIREGKAKEIYIVASGEMMALYAANNIAKGVQRYATKGVVRLGGIICNSRMVDREEELLRAFAEELGTHLIYFVPRDNIVQHAEIHKKTVIQYKNDSTQAQEYRNLAKSIEENQLFVIPKPMTQDRLESILSEFGLLDDLKDQYQI encoded by the coding sequence ATGCCAAAGGCAACTTTACGGCAGATTGCAATTTACGGGAAAGGGGGGATAGGTAAGTCTACCACCACCCAAAACCTCACCGCAGGGCTGACCGAGCTGGGTAAACAGGTGATGGTGGTGGGCTGCGACCCCAAGGCGGATTCGACCCGGCTTCTCCTGGGTGGGCTCAGTCAACAGACGGTACTGGACACCCTTCGGAATGTAAGTGAACAGGTGGGCCTGGAAGAAATTATGAAAACAGGTTTCGGAGGTACCCGCTGCGTTGAGTCCGGGGGGCCGGAACCGGGGGTCGGCTGCGCAGGCCGGGGTATTATCACCTCCATCGGCCTTCTTGAGCGGCTTGGGGCCTATACGGACGATCTGGACTATGTGTTCTACGACGTACTTGGGGATGTGGTATGCGGCGGCTTCGCCATGCCCATCCGGGAAGGTAAGGCCAAGGAGATATATATAGTAGCCAGCGGCGAAATGATGGCCCTTTATGCGGCGAATAATATCGCCAAGGGTGTTCAGCGTTACGCCACTAAGGGGGTAGTCCGTTTAGGGGGGATTATCTGTAACAGCCGCATGGTGGACCGGGAGGAGGAGCTTCTACGGGCCTTTGCGGAAGAACTGGGAACCCATCTTATCTATTTTGTTCCCAGGGACAATATAGTCCAACATGCGGAGATCCATAAGAAAACGGTTATTCAATATAAAAATGACTCCACCCAGGCCCAGGAATACCGTAACCTTGCCAAAAGTATAGAAGAAAATCAACTTTTTGTTATTCCTAAACCGATGACCCAGGATCGTCTTGAGTCTATTCTTTCTGAATTCGGCCTTTTGGATGATCTTAAGGATCAGTATCAAATATAA
- a CDS encoding MATE family efflux transporter, which produces MDILSPSKTAEIGERWSNRELLRLIGPLIIDQFLTVMLGVIDTLMVVVLGEAAVSGVYLVDTINVLLINIIFSVTTGGVVICNQYLGRRDGDSASKAAKQLIYGIMILSVLFMIITRLFPRPLLLLVYGQIEPEVLVNAEQYFFWSSMSYPFIALFTAGAALFRSMGNSRIGMWISLLVNILNVAGNALFMFGLHWGVSGAAFSTLISRMVAAVVVMALLYRFRSGAIQIRGILRVKILPDIMGKIMRIALPNGMEGIMFQMGKLFSIRLVSTFGAAGIAGNAIAGIMLSIGCLPGMGVASAILIVVGQCMGAGDPRDARKYTRKLLGANYVVMGVLNGLMLILMPISLRFYGLSEEGTRIAIQCGSIFCTFAILIWGPAYCLPYALRAAGDNTFTMVVSGASMWIFRIGAAYTLALKFGMGVASIWVAMVIDWVVRMIFFVTRWRGSKWEKIKLI; this is translated from the coding sequence ATGGATATTTTATCACCGAGCAAAACCGCTGAAATCGGGGAACGCTGGAGCAACCGGGAACTGCTGCGTCTCATCGGGCCCCTTATAATCGACCAATTTCTCACGGTAATGCTGGGCGTTATCGATACCCTTATGGTTGTCGTCCTGGGGGAGGCGGCGGTAAGCGGGGTGTACCTGGTTGATACTATCAATGTGTTGCTGATAAATATCATTTTTTCCGTGACCACCGGCGGGGTGGTGATATGCAATCAGTACCTGGGCCGCCGGGACGGGGATAGCGCTTCCAAGGCGGCGAAACAGCTTATATATGGAATAATGATTTTATCCGTCCTTTTTATGATCATCACCAGGCTTTTCCCCCGTCCCCTGCTTCTCCTTGTTTATGGTCAGATAGAACCGGAGGTACTGGTCAATGCGGAACAGTACTTTTTTTGGTCTTCCATGAGTTATCCCTTCATAGCCCTGTTTACTGCCGGCGCCGCCCTGTTCCGCAGCATGGGCAACAGCCGGATCGGTATGTGGATATCCCTGCTGGTGAATATCCTCAATGTGGCGGGGAACGCCCTGTTCATGTTCGGCCTCCATTGGGGGGTAAGCGGCGCCGCCTTTTCCACCCTGATAAGCCGTATGGTTGCTGCGGTGGTAGTGATGGCGCTTTTATACCGTTTCCGGAGCGGGGCCATACAGATTCGGGGCATACTGCGGGTAAAGATTTTGCCGGATATTATGGGAAAAATCATGCGGATCGCCCTGCCCAACGGTATGGAGGGGATCATGTTCCAGATGGGTAAACTTTTCAGTATCCGCCTGGTCTCCACCTTCGGCGCGGCGGGTATTGCGGGTAACGCCATTGCGGGGATCATGCTGAGTATCGGATGCCTCCCGGGTATGGGGGTGGCTTCGGCAATCCTCATTGTGGTAGGCCAGTGTATGGGCGCGGGGGATCCCAGGGACGCCAGGAAGTATACCCGGAAACTCCTGGGGGCCAATTATGTTGTCATGGGGGTTCTCAATGGTCTCATGCTGATCCTCATGCCCATTTCCCTCCGGTTTTACGGCCTTTCCGAGGAAGGGACCCGTATCGCCATCCAGTGTGGTTCTATATTCTGCACCTTCGCTATCCTCATCTGGGGTCCCGCCTATTGTCTCCCCTATGCCCTGCGGGCCGCTGGGGATAATACCTTCACCATGGTGGTTTCCGGGGCCTCTATGTGGATCTTCCGCATAGGCGCCGCCTATACCCTGGCCTTGAAATTCGGTATGGGGGTGGCGTCGATCTGGGTTGCCATGGTTATTGACTGGGTAGTACGGATGATTTTTTTTGTTACCCGCTGGCGTGGCAGCAAATGGGAAAAAATTAAACTTATCTGA